From a single Corynebacterium kroppenstedtii DSM 44385 genomic region:
- a CDS encoding ECF transporter S component, which produces MRKDKNTGNARPARRWRVVDIITAAVLGVATGLIFWVWNGLGGAWYSAIESLLPGFGGLVTGVWLLGGVLGGLIIRKPGAAIMVEVIAAIISAVLGNQWGITTVYSGLAQGIGAELVFMAFMYARYTLTVAMLSGVGASVIEWCYEWASGNYARSVQYNLIYLVSLSVSGAILAGALGFFLVRALARAGALDRFAAGRESTELV; this is translated from the coding sequence GTGAGGAAAGATAAAAATACTGGTAACGCGCGTCCTGCCCGACGGTGGAGGGTCGTCGACATCATTACGGCCGCCGTGTTGGGCGTGGCGACGGGCTTAATTTTCTGGGTCTGGAACGGCCTGGGTGGCGCATGGTACAGCGCTATCGAGTCGCTTTTGCCCGGTTTTGGTGGCCTCGTGACCGGGGTTTGGTTGCTCGGCGGCGTGTTGGGTGGCCTGATCATACGCAAGCCGGGTGCCGCGATCATGGTGGAAGTCATCGCCGCCATCATCTCTGCGGTACTGGGCAACCAGTGGGGGATCACCACGGTGTATTCCGGTTTGGCTCAGGGGATCGGCGCCGAACTCGTCTTCATGGCGTTCATGTACGCCCGCTACACCTTGACCGTCGCCATGCTGTCCGGGGTGGGCGCGTCGGTCATCGAGTGGTGCTACGAATGGGCGTCGGGAAACTATGCCCGGTCAGTCCAATACAACCTGATCTACCTTGTCTCCCTGTCCGTGTCGGGTGCCATTCTTGCCGGTGCTCTGGGCTTCTTCCTGGTCCGGGCGCTCGCTCGTGCGGGTGCGTTGGACCGGTTCGCTGCTGGGCGGGAAAGCACTGAGCTGGTCTAG
- a CDS encoding ABC transporter ATP-binding protein, with the protein MAHVHDDVRTPARVVAESFGWRHAGRRQPALADVNFRIEPGEKVLLLGTSGSGKSTLMAGMAGVLGDSDDGDYAGRLLINGVDARSVRGQVGLVLQDPDSQVISSRVGDDIAFGCENLGFPRAEIWERVRWARDLVGLTVPLEHPTEQLSGGQKQRLALAGVLAMGAGLILLDEPTANIDPEGVADVRKAVIAAAESTGATVVIVEHRVDVWRDVVDRIMVVGDSAIRADGPTDEVIRMMGEQLAHDGVWIPDVPLPLANSWRRKRQDHAGSDQQRAVSDQHRAVSGEAGEGRGASSTNTLLRTHDLAVGWDGRAVNTGISLDVTPEPTVITGPNGAGKTTVALTLAGLLAPVEGDIDASALIARETAGKAASVAIHRKRDASKNPMEWSSRALAQRIGTVFQDPEHQFVARTVRDELLVGPRVCGIDPDVGERRADELLRRLHLENLAKANPFTLSGGQKRRLSVATVLSTHPDVVIADEPTFGQDRTTFIQLIELLREMSDDGVGVLAITHDPLVVDLLGVRHVRLASGGMEVQR; encoded by the coding sequence GTGGCGCACGTACACGACGACGTTCGGACGCCCGCGCGGGTAGTGGCCGAGAGCTTCGGTTGGCGGCACGCGGGGCGTCGGCAACCGGCATTAGCCGATGTGAATTTTCGCATCGAGCCAGGCGAGAAAGTCCTGCTCCTCGGCACATCAGGCTCGGGGAAGTCGACGCTGATGGCGGGGATGGCCGGGGTCCTCGGCGACTCGGATGACGGCGATTACGCCGGTCGATTGCTCATAAACGGGGTGGATGCTCGCAGTGTCCGCGGGCAGGTCGGCCTGGTGCTGCAGGACCCCGATTCGCAGGTCATTTCCTCGCGGGTTGGCGACGATATTGCCTTCGGCTGCGAGAACTTGGGTTTCCCGCGTGCGGAAATCTGGGAGCGTGTCCGGTGGGCTCGTGACCTCGTCGGGCTCACTGTTCCCCTTGAGCACCCCACCGAGCAGCTCTCCGGCGGGCAGAAGCAGCGCTTGGCTCTCGCTGGTGTCCTGGCCATGGGTGCCGGCTTGATCCTCTTGGATGAGCCCACCGCGAATATCGACCCTGAGGGCGTGGCCGATGTCCGCAAAGCCGTGATCGCCGCCGCCGAGAGCACCGGCGCAACAGTCGTCATCGTCGAGCACCGCGTCGACGTCTGGCGCGATGTTGTTGACCGGATCATGGTGGTGGGGGATTCCGCGATTCGTGCCGACGGTCCCACCGACGAGGTTATTCGCATGATGGGGGAGCAGCTCGCGCATGATGGAGTGTGGATTCCCGACGTTCCTCTGCCGCTTGCTAATTCGTGGCGACGAAAGCGTCAGGACCACGCTGGGTCTGACCAGCAGCGCGCTGTGTCTGACCAGCACCGCGCTGTGTCGGGTGAAGCAGGCGAGGGCCGTGGGGCGTCATCGACGAACACGCTGCTCCGGACGCATGACCTGGCCGTCGGCTGGGATGGTCGCGCGGTAAACACCGGCATCTCGCTTGACGTGACTCCCGAGCCGACGGTCATCACCGGGCCCAACGGTGCCGGTAAAACAACTGTTGCCTTGACGCTCGCCGGGCTGTTGGCGCCGGTGGAGGGCGACATCGATGCATCAGCACTCATCGCCAGGGAAACGGCCGGCAAGGCCGCGTCGGTAGCAATCCATAGAAAGCGTGACGCCAGTAAAAACCCGATGGAGTGGTCGTCGAGGGCCTTAGCGCAGCGCATCGGGACCGTGTTCCAGGACCCTGAGCACCAATTTGTGGCGCGCACCGTCCGCGACGAATTGCTCGTCGGCCCCCGGGTGTGTGGGATTGATCCTGATGTTGGTGAGCGCCGTGCCGATGAACTTCTCCGACGCCTACATCTAGAAAACCTAGCCAAGGCGAATCCGTTTACCTTGTCGGGTGGCCAGAAACGTCGGCTCTCTGTGGCGACGGTGTTGTCCACCCATCCCGACGTGGTGATTGCGGATGAACCGACGTTTGGCCAGGATAGGACCACGTTTATCCAGCTCATTGAGTTGCTGCGCGAGATGAGTGACGACGGTGTGGGGGTGCTCGCCATCACGCATGATCCGCTGGTAGTGGATCTGCTGGGTGTGCGCCACGTCCGGTTGGCCTCGGGAGGAATGGAGGTTCAGCGATGA